In Amaranthus tricolor cultivar Red isolate AtriRed21 chromosome 3, ASM2621246v1, whole genome shotgun sequence, a single window of DNA contains:
- the LOC130808453 gene encoding protein FAR1-RELATED SEQUENCE 1-like: protein MLLVSTQMLFLRMFKNKFLVHSMSGFEKNFVRDGKDVYCVVHFNTGTIFEVVYDAQTLYVDCSCKFFKRVGALCKHALWVLHAKGVKYIPEPYILKRWTRDASKTPVYDIDGTLLDGNNAMESRKGVIGDVWNEVHRYISLAEDDEDDLVELLQKIKLYSAELLAKKNRGVEKTKRLELEKFLGCEAPKTITIQNPKQSSNKGKSKEKDPKQKDTEDEEEQRVTKQRQCKTCGKVAGHNSHTCPHKKK from the coding sequence ATGCTTCTAGTGTCTACACAGATGTTGTTTTTAAGGATGTTCAAGAACAAATTCTTAGTGCACTCGATGAGTGGTTTTGAAAAGAATTTCGTTAGAGATGGCAAGGATGTATATTGTGTGGTACATTTCAACACTGGGACTATTTTTGAAGTTGTGTATGATGCACAAACATTGTATGTTGATTGCTCTTGTAAGTTTTTCAAAAGAGTAGGAGCCTTATGTAAGCATGCATTATGGGTTTTGCATGCAAAAGGCGTTAAGTATATACCAGAACCTTACATATTGAAAAGGTGGACAAGAGATGCTAGCAAAACACCTGTCTATGATATTGATGGCACATTATTGGATGGTAATAATGCTATGGAATCTAGAAAAGGGGTTATAGGAGATGTTTGGAATGAGGTACATCGATACATTAGTTTGGCagaagatgatgaggatgatttgGTTGAACTTTTGCAAAAAATAAAGTTGTATTCAGCTGAGCTTTTAGCAAAAAAGAATCGTGGGGTTGAGAAGACAAAACGTTTAGAGTTAGAAAAGTTTTTGGGTTGTGAAGCTCCTAAAACAATTACAATTCAAAACCCCAAACAATCTTCAAACAAAGGCAAGAGCAAAGAAAAAGATCCAAAACAAAAGGAtactgaagatgaagaagagcaaaggGTGACCAAGCAAAGACAATGTAAAACTTGTGGCAAAGTTGCAGGTCACAATAGTCATACTTGTccacataagaaaaaataa